In Canis lupus familiaris isolate Mischka breed German Shepherd chromosome 5, alternate assembly UU_Cfam_GSD_1.0, whole genome shotgun sequence, a genomic segment contains:
- the KCTD19 gene encoding BTB/POZ domain-containing protein KCTD19 isoform X2 produces MVWIRPWRGRQKHQSGDWGGGVAEDEGYGVRDLALGHGEEPGMPHESAEDLFHFNVGGWHFSVPRNKLAQFPDSLLWKEASALSSLESQRLFIDRDGSTFRHVHYYLYTSKLSFSSCAELNLLYEQALGLQLMPLLQTLDNLKEGKHHLRVRPADIPVAERASLNYWRTWKCISKPSEFPIKSPAFTGLHDKAPLGLMDTPLLDTEEEVHYCFLPLDLVAKYPSLVTEDNLLWLAETVALIECECSEFRFIVNFLRSQKILLPDNFSNIDVLEAEVEILEIPELTEAIRLYRMNMGGCSRTSCSPPSPGKGGHAAGLESVKPLYMMALGLLVKYPDSALGQLRIESTLDGSRLYITGNGVLFQHVKNWLGTCRLPLTETISEVYELCAFLDKRDITYEPMKVALKTHLEPRTLAPMDVLNERWMAEITVYSPQQIIKVYVGSHWYATTLQTLLKYPELLSNPQRVYWITYGQTLLIHGDGQMFRHILNFLRLGKLFLPSEFKEWPLFCQEVEEYHIPSLSEALAQCQAYKSWTQEKESENEEAFPIRRLHVVTEGPGSLVEFSRDTKETTACMPVDFQDCNDRTPWNKAKGTLARSSQMEEAEQYSQAIQVSLCRGAKRAGNPSTYSHCPGLCANPTYWGGHPESPPKKKCTTVNLTQKPETKDPPVTPMQKLISLVREWDMVNCKQWEFQPVPVPQSSSMEEATLQPPSGSEAASQPVTSASWKGRSTGSEKDLGQQAGAGAGAKDKGLEPTFKPYFPVKRAVTLKDWGKQKPREKESPGPEQPLPEAEVNNAGVILKVTHPPVVGSDGSCMFFEDSIIYTTQIDNLKHTPPTASPQPKEVTFLSFSLSWEEMFYAQKCHRFLTDIILDSIRQKDPKAMTAKVVSLTNQLWTLHISPKQFVVDLLAITGFKDDRHTQERLYSWVEEIWLLHGPAHPEGPVKVHLLLYPGQVLTRGLG; encoded by the exons ATGGTATGGATCCGGCCCTGGCGGGGGCGCCAAAAACACCAAAGCGGCGATTGGGGAGGCGGTGTGGCCGAGGATGAGGGCTATGGGGTTAGGGACCTGGCTCTGGGACATGGG gAGGAGCCTGGCATGCCTCATGAATCAGCGGAGGATTTGTTTCATTTCAACGTTGGCGGCTGGCATTTCTCAGTTCCCAGAAACAAACTTGCTCAGTTTCCAGATTCCCTGCTATGGAAAGAGGCTTCAGCCTTGTCCTCTTTGGAAAGCCAGAGGCTCTTCATCGACAGAGATGGTTCTACATTTAGGCATGTGCACTATTACCTCTACACTTCCAAACTCTCCTTCTCTAGTTGTGCAGAACTGAACTTACTCTATGAGCAAGCACTGGGTTTGCAGCTGATGCCTTTGCTGCAG ACTCTAGATAATCTGAAGGAAGGGAAACACCACCTACGTGTACGGCCTGCAGACATACCTGTTGCTGAGAGAGCATCTTTGAACTACTGGCGAACATGGAAGTGTATCAGCAAACCCTCAGAATTTCCCATAAAAAGCCCTGCCTTCACAG GCCTACATGATAAGGCACCTTTGGGACTCATGGACACACCATTGTTAGACACGGAAGAGGAAGTACACTACTGTTTTCTGCCCCTAGACCTAGTGGCCAAGTATCCAAGCCTGGTGACTGAAGACAATCTGCTGTGGCTGGCTGAGACTGTGGCCTTAATTGAGTGCGAGTGCAGCGAGTTCCGCTTCATTG TGAATTTTCTACGCTCACAGAAGATTTTACTACCAGATAATTTCTCCAATATAGACGTGTTAGAAGCAGAAGTGGAAATTCTGGAAATCCCTGAACTCACTGAAGCTATAAGGTTGTACCGGATGAACATGG GTGGCTGTTCCCGGACCTCTTGTTCCCCCCCAAGCCCTGGGAAGGGGGGCCATGCAGCAGGCCTGGAGTCTGTGAAGCCGTTGTACATGATGGCCCTGGGTCTGCTTGTCAAGTACCCAGACTCCGCACTGGGACAGCTCCGCATCGAGAGCACGCTGGACGGCAGTAGACTGTACATCACAGGGAACGGGGTCCTCTTTCAGCATGTCAA AAACTGGCTGGGAACTTGTCGGCTGCCCCTGACTGAGACTATTTCCGAGGTGTATGAGCTCTGTGCCTTCCTGGACAAGAGGGATATCACCTATGAGCCAATGAAAGTGGCCCTGAAGACTCATCTGGAGCCGAGGACTCTGGCACCCATGGATGTGCTCA ATGAGAGATGGATGGCAGAAATCACTGTGTATTCCCCGCAACAGATCATCAAAGTTTATGTTGGAAGCCACTGGTATGCAACCACCCTGCAGACCTTACTGAAG TATCCAGAACTTCTGTCCAACCCTCAAAGAGTGTACTGGATCACTTATGGGCAGACCCTGCTGATCCACGGGGATGGCCAAATGTTCCGACATATTCTCAACTTCCTGAGACTTGGAAAACTGTTTTTACCATCTGAATTTAA GGAATGGCCCCTGTTCTGCCAGGAGGTAGAGGAATACCACATCCCATCCCTCTCAGAGGCCCTTGCCCAATGTCAGGCATACAA GTCATGGACccaggagaaagaatctgaaaatgAAGAAGCTTTTCCCATCAGGAGGCTGCATGTGGTGACGGAAGGGCCAGGGTCTCTGGTGGAGTTCAGTAGAGACACCAAAGAA ACCACAGCCTGCATGCCTGTGGACTTCCAAGACTGCAATGACAGGACTCCATGGAACAAGGCCAAGGGAACCCTGGCCAGATCCAGTCAGATGGAGGAGGCTGAGCAGTACTCCCaggccatccaggtgtccctgtgccGAGGTGCCAAGAGGGCGGGCAATCCCAGTACATACTCCCACTGTCCTGGCCTATGTGCCAACCCCACATACTGGGGGGGCCACCCTGAGAGTCCTCCCAAGAAGAAATGCACCACAGTCAACCTCACACAGAAACCTGAAACCAAAGACCCTCCTGTCACCCCTATGCAAAAACTCATCTCCCTGGTAAGGGAATGGGACATGGTCAATTGCAAACAGTGGGAATTCCAGCCAGTGCCAGTTCCCCAGAGCAGCTCCATGGAGGAAGCTACCCTGCAGCCCCCTTCGGGGAGTGAGGCTGCTTCCCAGCCTGTCACCTCAGCTTCCTGGAAAGGACGTTCCACAGGCTCAGAGAAGGACCTGGGTCAACAGgcaggggctggagctggagccaaAGACAAGGGGCTGGAGCCAACCTTTAAGCCATACTTCCCTGTGAAAAGAGCTGTTACCCTGAAGGATTGGGGCAAGCAGAAGCCAAGGGAGAAAG AAAGCCCTGGCCCTGAGCAGCCTCTGCCTGAGGCTGAGGTGAATAATGCAGGGGTCATCCTCAAAGTGACCCATCCCCCTGTAGTGGGCAGCGATGGCTCCTGCATGTTCTTTGAGGACAGCATCATCTATACCACACAGATCGACAACCTCAAGCATACACCACCTacagccagcccccagcccaaAG AGGTGACTTTCCTGAGCTTCTCTCTATCCTGGGAAGAGATGTTTTATGCACAAAAATGTCACCGCTTCCTGACTGACATCATCCTGGATTCCATCAGGCAAAAGGACCCCAAAGCCATGACAGCCAAGGTGGTCTCCCTGACCAACCAGCTGTGG ACCCTGCACATCAGCCCCAAGCAGTTTGTGGTGGATTTGCTGGCCATCACCGGCTTCAAGGATGACCGGCACACCCAGGAACGCCTGTACAGCTGGGTGGAG GAAATATGGTTGCTGCATGGACCTGCTCATCCAGAGGGGCCTGTCAAGGTCCATCTCTTACTCTATCCTGGGCAAGTACTTACAAGAGGGCTAGGGTGA
- the KCTD19 gene encoding BTB/POZ domain-containing protein KCTD19 isoform X3: MVWIRPWRGRQKHQSGDWGGGVAEDEGYGVRDLALGHGEEPGMPHESAEDLFHFNVGGWHFSVPRNKLAQFPDSLLWKEASALSSLESQRLFIDRDGSTFRHVHYYLYTSKLSFSSCAELNLLYEQALGLQLMPLLQTLDNLKEGKHHLRVRPADIPVAERASLNYWRTWKCISKPSEFPIKSPAFTGLHDKAPLGLMDTPLLDTEEEVHYCFLPLDLVAKYPSLVTEDNLLWLAETVALIECECSEFRFIVNFLRSQKILLPDNFSNIDVLEAEVEILEIPELTEAIRLYRMNMGGCSRTSCSPPSPGKGGHAAGLESVKPLYMMALGLLVKYPDSALGQLRIESTLDGSRLYITGNGVLFQHVKNWLGTCRLPLTETISEVYELCAFLDKRDITYEPMKVALKTHLEPRTLAPMDVLNERWMAEITVYSPQQIIKVYVGSHWYATTLQTLLKYPELLSNPQRVYWITYGQTLLIHGDGQMFRHILNFLRLGKLFLPSEFKEWPLFCQEVEEYHIPSLSEALAQCQAYKRLHVVTEGPGSLVEFSRDTKETTACMPVDFQDCNDRTPWNKAKGTLARSSQMEEAEQYSQAIQVSLCRGAKRAGNPSTYSHCPGLCANPTYWGGHPESPPKKKCTTVNLTQKPETKDPPVTPMQKLISLVREWDMVNCKQWEFQPVPVPQSSSMEEATLQPPSGSEAASQPVTSASWKGRSTGSEKDLGQQAGAGAGAKDKGLEPTFKPYFPVKRAVTLKDWGKQKPREKESPGPEQPLPEAEVNNAGVILKVTHPPVVGSDGSCMFFEDSIIYTTQIDNLKHTPPTASPQPKEVTFLSFSLSWEEMFYAQKCHRFLTDIILDSIRQKDPKAMTAKVVSLTNQLWTLHISPKQFVVDLLAITGFKDDRHTQERLYSWVELTLPFARKYGCCMDLLIQRGLSRSISYSILGKYLQEG; encoded by the exons ATGGTATGGATCCGGCCCTGGCGGGGGCGCCAAAAACACCAAAGCGGCGATTGGGGAGGCGGTGTGGCCGAGGATGAGGGCTATGGGGTTAGGGACCTGGCTCTGGGACATGGG gAGGAGCCTGGCATGCCTCATGAATCAGCGGAGGATTTGTTTCATTTCAACGTTGGCGGCTGGCATTTCTCAGTTCCCAGAAACAAACTTGCTCAGTTTCCAGATTCCCTGCTATGGAAAGAGGCTTCAGCCTTGTCCTCTTTGGAAAGCCAGAGGCTCTTCATCGACAGAGATGGTTCTACATTTAGGCATGTGCACTATTACCTCTACACTTCCAAACTCTCCTTCTCTAGTTGTGCAGAACTGAACTTACTCTATGAGCAAGCACTGGGTTTGCAGCTGATGCCTTTGCTGCAG ACTCTAGATAATCTGAAGGAAGGGAAACACCACCTACGTGTACGGCCTGCAGACATACCTGTTGCTGAGAGAGCATCTTTGAACTACTGGCGAACATGGAAGTGTATCAGCAAACCCTCAGAATTTCCCATAAAAAGCCCTGCCTTCACAG GCCTACATGATAAGGCACCTTTGGGACTCATGGACACACCATTGTTAGACACGGAAGAGGAAGTACACTACTGTTTTCTGCCCCTAGACCTAGTGGCCAAGTATCCAAGCCTGGTGACTGAAGACAATCTGCTGTGGCTGGCTGAGACTGTGGCCTTAATTGAGTGCGAGTGCAGCGAGTTCCGCTTCATTG TGAATTTTCTACGCTCACAGAAGATTTTACTACCAGATAATTTCTCCAATATAGACGTGTTAGAAGCAGAAGTGGAAATTCTGGAAATCCCTGAACTCACTGAAGCTATAAGGTTGTACCGGATGAACATGG GTGGCTGTTCCCGGACCTCTTGTTCCCCCCCAAGCCCTGGGAAGGGGGGCCATGCAGCAGGCCTGGAGTCTGTGAAGCCGTTGTACATGATGGCCCTGGGTCTGCTTGTCAAGTACCCAGACTCCGCACTGGGACAGCTCCGCATCGAGAGCACGCTGGACGGCAGTAGACTGTACATCACAGGGAACGGGGTCCTCTTTCAGCATGTCAA AAACTGGCTGGGAACTTGTCGGCTGCCCCTGACTGAGACTATTTCCGAGGTGTATGAGCTCTGTGCCTTCCTGGACAAGAGGGATATCACCTATGAGCCAATGAAAGTGGCCCTGAAGACTCATCTGGAGCCGAGGACTCTGGCACCCATGGATGTGCTCA ATGAGAGATGGATGGCAGAAATCACTGTGTATTCCCCGCAACAGATCATCAAAGTTTATGTTGGAAGCCACTGGTATGCAACCACCCTGCAGACCTTACTGAAG TATCCAGAACTTCTGTCCAACCCTCAAAGAGTGTACTGGATCACTTATGGGCAGACCCTGCTGATCCACGGGGATGGCCAAATGTTCCGACATATTCTCAACTTCCTGAGACTTGGAAAACTGTTTTTACCATCTGAATTTAA GGAATGGCCCCTGTTCTGCCAGGAGGTAGAGGAATACCACATCCCATCCCTCTCAGAGGCCCTTGCCCAATGTCAGGCATACAA GAGGCTGCATGTGGTGACGGAAGGGCCAGGGTCTCTGGTGGAGTTCAGTAGAGACACCAAAGAA ACCACAGCCTGCATGCCTGTGGACTTCCAAGACTGCAATGACAGGACTCCATGGAACAAGGCCAAGGGAACCCTGGCCAGATCCAGTCAGATGGAGGAGGCTGAGCAGTACTCCCaggccatccaggtgtccctgtgccGAGGTGCCAAGAGGGCGGGCAATCCCAGTACATACTCCCACTGTCCTGGCCTATGTGCCAACCCCACATACTGGGGGGGCCACCCTGAGAGTCCTCCCAAGAAGAAATGCACCACAGTCAACCTCACACAGAAACCTGAAACCAAAGACCCTCCTGTCACCCCTATGCAAAAACTCATCTCCCTGGTAAGGGAATGGGACATGGTCAATTGCAAACAGTGGGAATTCCAGCCAGTGCCAGTTCCCCAGAGCAGCTCCATGGAGGAAGCTACCCTGCAGCCCCCTTCGGGGAGTGAGGCTGCTTCCCAGCCTGTCACCTCAGCTTCCTGGAAAGGACGTTCCACAGGCTCAGAGAAGGACCTGGGTCAACAGgcaggggctggagctggagccaaAGACAAGGGGCTGGAGCCAACCTTTAAGCCATACTTCCCTGTGAAAAGAGCTGTTACCCTGAAGGATTGGGGCAAGCAGAAGCCAAGGGAGAAAG AAAGCCCTGGCCCTGAGCAGCCTCTGCCTGAGGCTGAGGTGAATAATGCAGGGGTCATCCTCAAAGTGACCCATCCCCCTGTAGTGGGCAGCGATGGCTCCTGCATGTTCTTTGAGGACAGCATCATCTATACCACACAGATCGACAACCTCAAGCATACACCACCTacagccagcccccagcccaaAG AGGTGACTTTCCTGAGCTTCTCTCTATCCTGGGAAGAGATGTTTTATGCACAAAAATGTCACCGCTTCCTGACTGACATCATCCTGGATTCCATCAGGCAAAAGGACCCCAAAGCCATGACAGCCAAGGTGGTCTCCCTGACCAACCAGCTGTGG ACCCTGCACATCAGCCCCAAGCAGTTTGTGGTGGATTTGCTGGCCATCACCGGCTTCAAGGATGACCGGCACACCCAGGAACGCCTGTACAGCTGGGTGGAG CTCACACTGCCTTTCGCCAGGAAATATGGTTGCTGCATGGACCTGCTCATCCAGAGGGGCCTGTCAAGGTCCATCTCTTACTCTATCCTGGGCAAGTACTTACAAGAGGGCTAG
- the KCTD19 gene encoding BTB/POZ domain-containing protein KCTD19 isoform X4, translating to MVWIRPWRGRQKHQSGDWGGGVAEDEGYGVRDLALGHGEEPGMPHESAEDLFHFNVGGWHFSVPRNKLAQFPDSLLWKEASALSSLESQRLFIDRDGSTFRHVHYYLYTSKLSFSSCAELNLLYEQALGLQLMPLLQTLDNLKEGKHHLRVRPADIPVAERASLNYWRTWKCISKPSEFPIKSPAFTGLHDKAPLGLMDTPLLDTEEEVHYCFLPLDLVAKYPSLVTEDNLLWLAETVALIECECSEFRFIVNFLRSQKILLPDNFSNIDVLEAEVEILEIPELTEAIRLYRMNMGGCSRTSCSPPSPGKGGHAAGLESVKPLYMMALGLLVKYPDSALGQLRIESTLDGSRLYITGNGVLFQHVKNWLGTCRLPLTETISEVYELCAFLDKRDITYEPMKVALKTHLEPRTLAPMDVLNERWMAEITVYSPQQIIKVYVGSHWYATTLQTLLKYPELLSNPQRVYWITYGQTLLIHGDGQMFRHILNFLRLGKLFLPSEFKSWTQEKESENEEAFPIRRLHVVTEGPGSLVEFSRDTKETTACMPVDFQDCNDRTPWNKAKGTLARSSQMEEAEQYSQAIQVSLCRGAKRAGNPSTYSHCPGLCANPTYWGGHPESPPKKKCTTVNLTQKPETKDPPVTPMQKLISLVREWDMVNCKQWEFQPVPVPQSSSMEEATLQPPSGSEAASQPVTSASWKGRSTGSEKDLGQQAGAGAGAKDKGLEPTFKPYFPVKRAVTLKDWGKQKPREKESPGPEQPLPEAEVNNAGVILKVTHPPVVGSDGSCMFFEDSIIYTTQIDNLKHTPPTASPQPKEVTFLSFSLSWEEMFYAQKCHRFLTDIILDSIRQKDPKAMTAKVVSLTNQLWTLHISPKQFVVDLLAITGFKDDRHTQERLYSWVELTLPFARKYGCCMDLLIQRGLSRSISYSILGKYLQEG from the exons ATGGTATGGATCCGGCCCTGGCGGGGGCGCCAAAAACACCAAAGCGGCGATTGGGGAGGCGGTGTGGCCGAGGATGAGGGCTATGGGGTTAGGGACCTGGCTCTGGGACATGGG gAGGAGCCTGGCATGCCTCATGAATCAGCGGAGGATTTGTTTCATTTCAACGTTGGCGGCTGGCATTTCTCAGTTCCCAGAAACAAACTTGCTCAGTTTCCAGATTCCCTGCTATGGAAAGAGGCTTCAGCCTTGTCCTCTTTGGAAAGCCAGAGGCTCTTCATCGACAGAGATGGTTCTACATTTAGGCATGTGCACTATTACCTCTACACTTCCAAACTCTCCTTCTCTAGTTGTGCAGAACTGAACTTACTCTATGAGCAAGCACTGGGTTTGCAGCTGATGCCTTTGCTGCAG ACTCTAGATAATCTGAAGGAAGGGAAACACCACCTACGTGTACGGCCTGCAGACATACCTGTTGCTGAGAGAGCATCTTTGAACTACTGGCGAACATGGAAGTGTATCAGCAAACCCTCAGAATTTCCCATAAAAAGCCCTGCCTTCACAG GCCTACATGATAAGGCACCTTTGGGACTCATGGACACACCATTGTTAGACACGGAAGAGGAAGTACACTACTGTTTTCTGCCCCTAGACCTAGTGGCCAAGTATCCAAGCCTGGTGACTGAAGACAATCTGCTGTGGCTGGCTGAGACTGTGGCCTTAATTGAGTGCGAGTGCAGCGAGTTCCGCTTCATTG TGAATTTTCTACGCTCACAGAAGATTTTACTACCAGATAATTTCTCCAATATAGACGTGTTAGAAGCAGAAGTGGAAATTCTGGAAATCCCTGAACTCACTGAAGCTATAAGGTTGTACCGGATGAACATGG GTGGCTGTTCCCGGACCTCTTGTTCCCCCCCAAGCCCTGGGAAGGGGGGCCATGCAGCAGGCCTGGAGTCTGTGAAGCCGTTGTACATGATGGCCCTGGGTCTGCTTGTCAAGTACCCAGACTCCGCACTGGGACAGCTCCGCATCGAGAGCACGCTGGACGGCAGTAGACTGTACATCACAGGGAACGGGGTCCTCTTTCAGCATGTCAA AAACTGGCTGGGAACTTGTCGGCTGCCCCTGACTGAGACTATTTCCGAGGTGTATGAGCTCTGTGCCTTCCTGGACAAGAGGGATATCACCTATGAGCCAATGAAAGTGGCCCTGAAGACTCATCTGGAGCCGAGGACTCTGGCACCCATGGATGTGCTCA ATGAGAGATGGATGGCAGAAATCACTGTGTATTCCCCGCAACAGATCATCAAAGTTTATGTTGGAAGCCACTGGTATGCAACCACCCTGCAGACCTTACTGAAG TATCCAGAACTTCTGTCCAACCCTCAAAGAGTGTACTGGATCACTTATGGGCAGACCCTGCTGATCCACGGGGATGGCCAAATGTTCCGACATATTCTCAACTTCCTGAGACTTGGAAAACTGTTTTTACCATCTGAATTTAA GTCATGGACccaggagaaagaatctgaaaatgAAGAAGCTTTTCCCATCAGGAGGCTGCATGTGGTGACGGAAGGGCCAGGGTCTCTGGTGGAGTTCAGTAGAGACACCAAAGAA ACCACAGCCTGCATGCCTGTGGACTTCCAAGACTGCAATGACAGGACTCCATGGAACAAGGCCAAGGGAACCCTGGCCAGATCCAGTCAGATGGAGGAGGCTGAGCAGTACTCCCaggccatccaggtgtccctgtgccGAGGTGCCAAGAGGGCGGGCAATCCCAGTACATACTCCCACTGTCCTGGCCTATGTGCCAACCCCACATACTGGGGGGGCCACCCTGAGAGTCCTCCCAAGAAGAAATGCACCACAGTCAACCTCACACAGAAACCTGAAACCAAAGACCCTCCTGTCACCCCTATGCAAAAACTCATCTCCCTGGTAAGGGAATGGGACATGGTCAATTGCAAACAGTGGGAATTCCAGCCAGTGCCAGTTCCCCAGAGCAGCTCCATGGAGGAAGCTACCCTGCAGCCCCCTTCGGGGAGTGAGGCTGCTTCCCAGCCTGTCACCTCAGCTTCCTGGAAAGGACGTTCCACAGGCTCAGAGAAGGACCTGGGTCAACAGgcaggggctggagctggagccaaAGACAAGGGGCTGGAGCCAACCTTTAAGCCATACTTCCCTGTGAAAAGAGCTGTTACCCTGAAGGATTGGGGCAAGCAGAAGCCAAGGGAGAAAG AAAGCCCTGGCCCTGAGCAGCCTCTGCCTGAGGCTGAGGTGAATAATGCAGGGGTCATCCTCAAAGTGACCCATCCCCCTGTAGTGGGCAGCGATGGCTCCTGCATGTTCTTTGAGGACAGCATCATCTATACCACACAGATCGACAACCTCAAGCATACACCACCTacagccagcccccagcccaaAG AGGTGACTTTCCTGAGCTTCTCTCTATCCTGGGAAGAGATGTTTTATGCACAAAAATGTCACCGCTTCCTGACTGACATCATCCTGGATTCCATCAGGCAAAAGGACCCCAAAGCCATGACAGCCAAGGTGGTCTCCCTGACCAACCAGCTGTGG ACCCTGCACATCAGCCCCAAGCAGTTTGTGGTGGATTTGCTGGCCATCACCGGCTTCAAGGATGACCGGCACACCCAGGAACGCCTGTACAGCTGGGTGGAG CTCACACTGCCTTTCGCCAGGAAATATGGTTGCTGCATGGACCTGCTCATCCAGAGGGGCCTGTCAAGGTCCATCTCTTACTCTATCCTGGGCAAGTACTTACAAGAGGGCTAG